A portion of the Anas platyrhynchos isolate ZD024472 breed Pekin duck chromosome 26, IASCAAS_PekinDuck_T2T, whole genome shotgun sequence genome contains these proteins:
- the CADM3 gene encoding cell adhesion molecule 3 isoform X7, whose translation MPPSVLSLLLLLLGAAKGNLSRDESQPTTSDETVVAGGTVVLKCQVEDPDDSSLQWSNPAQQTLYFGEKRALRDNRIQLQRSTPNELTISITDVVLADEGEYTCSIFTMPVRTAKALVTVLGIPQKPQIFGHEQPIDEEKIARLTCRSSGSKPAAQLRWKKGNKELKAEGTEVVEDPNGKTFTVSSRVEFRVTKEDNDAEVTCTVDHESLQNSERSTTQKLQVHYKPTAKIEPHPLYPREGEKLQLQCDGQGNPVPQEFLWEKEGSDAPLQLSSDSILIFPFLNKSDSGTYVCTATSSMGSVVAKYNLDVSDASPVPSTSSTYHAVIGGVVAVIVFLLLSLLIVLGHYLIRHKGVCVRHGETVTASQQQSPAEVMCTYLTHEAKGSDDAPDADTAIINAEGGQAGGDDKKEYFI comes from the exons ATGCCGCCCTCCgtgctcagcctcctgctgctgctcctcgggGCCGCCAAGGGGAATCTCTCCCGGGACG AGAGCCAGCCCACGACGTCGGATGAGACGGTGGTGGCCGGCGGCACGGTGGTGCTCAAGTGCCAGGTGGAGGACCCCGACGACTCCTCCCTGCAGTGGTCCAACCCTGCCCAGCAGACCCTCTACTTCGGGGAGAAACGAG CCCTGCGAGACAACAGGATCCAGCTGCAGAGGTCCACGCCGAACGAGCTGACCATCAGCATCACCGATGTGGTGCTGGCGGACGAGGGGGAGTACACCTGCTCCATCTTCACCATGCCCGTGCGGACCGCCAAGGCTCTCGTCACCGTGCTGG gAATCCCCCAGAAACCCCAAATCTTCGGCCACGAGCAGCCCATTGATGAGGAGAAGATAGCCCGGCTGACCTGCCGCTCCTCCGGCAGCAAGCCCGCCGCCCAGCTGCGGTGGAAGAAGGGCAACAAGGAGCTGAAGG ccGAGGGCACGGAGGTGGTGGAGGACCCCAACGGCAAAACCTTCACCGTCAGCAGTCGGGTGGAGTTCCGTGTCACCAAGGAGGACAACGACGCCGAGGTGACCTGCACGGTGGACCACGAGTCCCTGCAGAATTCGGAGAGGTCGACCACGCAGAAGCTGCAGGTCCACT ACAAACCAACAGCGAAGATCGAGCCGCACCCCCTGTACCCACGGGAAGGCGAGAAGCTCCAGCTGCAGTGCGACGGGCAGGGCAACCCCGT cccccaggagTTCCTGTGGGAGAAGGAGGGCAGCGACGCGCCGCTGCAGCTCAGCTCCGACAGCATCCTCATCTTCCCCTTCCTCAACAAGAGCGACAGCGGCACCTACGTCTGCACGGCCACCAGCTCCATGGGCAGCGTCGTGGCCAAATACAACCTGGACGTCAGTG ACGCCAGCCCGGTGCCGTCGACCTCCAGCACGTACCACGCGGTCATCGGCGGAGTGGTGGCCGTCATCGTCTTCCTCCTGCTCAGCCTCCTCATCGTTTTGGGACACTACCTGATCAGGCACAAAG GTGTATGCGTAAGGCACGGGGAGACGGtcacagccagccagcagcaaaGCCCAGCAGAGGTGATGT gtaCCTACCTGACCCACGAGGCCAAGGGCTCCGATGACGCCCCGGACGCCGACACGGCCATCATCAACGCAGAAGGCGGCCAAGCCGGCGGCGACGACAAGAAGGAGTATTTCATTTAG
- the CADM3 gene encoding cell adhesion molecule 3 isoform X2 yields the protein MPPSVLSLLLLLLGAAKGNLSRDESQPTTSDETVVAGGTVVLKCQVEDPDDSSLQWSNPAQQTLYFGEKRALRDNRIQLQRSTPNELTISITDVVLADEGEYTCSIFTMPVRTAKALVTVLGIPQKPQIFGHEQPIDEEKIARLTCRSSGSKPAAQLRWKKGNKELKAEGTEVVEDPNGKTFTVSSRVEFRVTKEDNDAEVTCTVDHESLQNSERSTTQKLQVHYKPTAKIEPHPLYPREGEKLQLQCDGQGNPVPQEFLWEKEGSDAPLQLSSDSILIFPFLNKSDSGTYVCTATSSMGSVVAKYNLDVSDLPQLPTPHVHSTPAPPPGPSQPISHASSMATASSFTPAPAQDASPVPSTSSTYHAVIGGVVAVIVFLLLSLLIVLGHYLIRHKGVCVRHGETVTASQQQSPAEVMCTYLTHEAKGSDDAPDADTAIINAEGGQAGGDDKKEYFI from the exons ATGCCGCCCTCCgtgctcagcctcctgctgctgctcctcgggGCCGCCAAGGGGAATCTCTCCCGGGACG AGAGCCAGCCCACGACGTCGGATGAGACGGTGGTGGCCGGCGGCACGGTGGTGCTCAAGTGCCAGGTGGAGGACCCCGACGACTCCTCCCTGCAGTGGTCCAACCCTGCCCAGCAGACCCTCTACTTCGGGGAGAAACGAG CCCTGCGAGACAACAGGATCCAGCTGCAGAGGTCCACGCCGAACGAGCTGACCATCAGCATCACCGATGTGGTGCTGGCGGACGAGGGGGAGTACACCTGCTCCATCTTCACCATGCCCGTGCGGACCGCCAAGGCTCTCGTCACCGTGCTGG gAATCCCCCAGAAACCCCAAATCTTCGGCCACGAGCAGCCCATTGATGAGGAGAAGATAGCCCGGCTGACCTGCCGCTCCTCCGGCAGCAAGCCCGCCGCCCAGCTGCGGTGGAAGAAGGGCAACAAGGAGCTGAAGG ccGAGGGCACGGAGGTGGTGGAGGACCCCAACGGCAAAACCTTCACCGTCAGCAGTCGGGTGGAGTTCCGTGTCACCAAGGAGGACAACGACGCCGAGGTGACCTGCACGGTGGACCACGAGTCCCTGCAGAATTCGGAGAGGTCGACCACGCAGAAGCTGCAGGTCCACT ACAAACCAACAGCGAAGATCGAGCCGCACCCCCTGTACCCACGGGAAGGCGAGAAGCTCCAGCTGCAGTGCGACGGGCAGGGCAACCCCGT cccccaggagTTCCTGTGGGAGAAGGAGGGCAGCGACGCGCCGCTGCAGCTCAGCTCCGACAGCATCCTCATCTTCCCCTTCCTCAACAAGAGCGACAGCGGCACCTACGTCTGCACGGCCACCAGCTCCATGGGCAGCGTCGTGGCCAAATACAACCTGGACGTCAGTG atcttccccagctccccaccccacaCGTTCACTCCACTCCAGCCCCTCCGCCGGGCCCTTCCCAGCCCATCTCTCATGCTTCTTCCATGGCCACCGCCTCATCCTtcactccagctcctgcccaag ACGCCAGCCCGGTGCCGTCGACCTCCAGCACGTACCACGCGGTCATCGGCGGAGTGGTGGCCGTCATCGTCTTCCTCCTGCTCAGCCTCCTCATCGTTTTGGGACACTACCTGATCAGGCACAAAG GTGTATGCGTAAGGCACGGGGAGACGGtcacagccagccagcagcaaaGCCCAGCAGAGGTGATGT gtaCCTACCTGACCCACGAGGCCAAGGGCTCCGATGACGCCCCGGACGCCGACACGGCCATCATCAACGCAGAAGGCGGCCAAGCCGGCGGCGACGACAAGAAGGAGTATTTCATTTAG
- the CADM3 gene encoding cell adhesion molecule 3 isoform X1, with translation MPPSVLSLLLLLLGAAKGNLSRDESQPTTSDETVVAGGTVVLKCQVEDPDDSSLQWSNPAQQTLYFGEKRALRDNRIQLQRSTPNELTISITDVVLADEGEYTCSIFTMPVRTAKALVTVLGIPQKPQIFGHEQPIDEEKIARLTCRSSGSKPAAQLRWKKGNKELKAEGTEVVEDPNGKTFTVSSRVEFRVTKEDNDAEVTCTVDHESLQNSERSTTQKLQVHYKPTAKIEPHPLYPREGEKLQLQCDGQGNPVPQEFLWEKEGSDAPLQLSSDSILIFPFLNKSDSGTYVCTATSSMGSVVAKYNLDVSDLPQLPTPHVHSTPAPPPGPSQPISHASSMATASSFTPAPAQDASPVPSTSSTYHAVIGGVVAVIVFLLLSLLIVLGHYLIRHKAGVCVRHGETVTASQQQSPAEVMCTYLTHEAKGSDDAPDADTAIINAEGGQAGGDDKKEYFI, from the exons ATGCCGCCCTCCgtgctcagcctcctgctgctgctcctcgggGCCGCCAAGGGGAATCTCTCCCGGGACG AGAGCCAGCCCACGACGTCGGATGAGACGGTGGTGGCCGGCGGCACGGTGGTGCTCAAGTGCCAGGTGGAGGACCCCGACGACTCCTCCCTGCAGTGGTCCAACCCTGCCCAGCAGACCCTCTACTTCGGGGAGAAACGAG CCCTGCGAGACAACAGGATCCAGCTGCAGAGGTCCACGCCGAACGAGCTGACCATCAGCATCACCGATGTGGTGCTGGCGGACGAGGGGGAGTACACCTGCTCCATCTTCACCATGCCCGTGCGGACCGCCAAGGCTCTCGTCACCGTGCTGG gAATCCCCCAGAAACCCCAAATCTTCGGCCACGAGCAGCCCATTGATGAGGAGAAGATAGCCCGGCTGACCTGCCGCTCCTCCGGCAGCAAGCCCGCCGCCCAGCTGCGGTGGAAGAAGGGCAACAAGGAGCTGAAGG ccGAGGGCACGGAGGTGGTGGAGGACCCCAACGGCAAAACCTTCACCGTCAGCAGTCGGGTGGAGTTCCGTGTCACCAAGGAGGACAACGACGCCGAGGTGACCTGCACGGTGGACCACGAGTCCCTGCAGAATTCGGAGAGGTCGACCACGCAGAAGCTGCAGGTCCACT ACAAACCAACAGCGAAGATCGAGCCGCACCCCCTGTACCCACGGGAAGGCGAGAAGCTCCAGCTGCAGTGCGACGGGCAGGGCAACCCCGT cccccaggagTTCCTGTGGGAGAAGGAGGGCAGCGACGCGCCGCTGCAGCTCAGCTCCGACAGCATCCTCATCTTCCCCTTCCTCAACAAGAGCGACAGCGGCACCTACGTCTGCACGGCCACCAGCTCCATGGGCAGCGTCGTGGCCAAATACAACCTGGACGTCAGTG atcttccccagctccccaccccacaCGTTCACTCCACTCCAGCCCCTCCGCCGGGCCCTTCCCAGCCCATCTCTCATGCTTCTTCCATGGCCACCGCCTCATCCTtcactccagctcctgcccaag ACGCCAGCCCGGTGCCGTCGACCTCCAGCACGTACCACGCGGTCATCGGCGGAGTGGTGGCCGTCATCGTCTTCCTCCTGCTCAGCCTCCTCATCGTTTTGGGACACTACCTGATCAGGCACAAAG CAGGTGTATGCGTAAGGCACGGGGAGACGGtcacagccagccagcagcaaaGCCCAGCAGAGGTGATGT gtaCCTACCTGACCCACGAGGCCAAGGGCTCCGATGACGCCCCGGACGCCGACACGGCCATCATCAACGCAGAAGGCGGCCAAGCCGGCGGCGACGACAAGAAGGAGTATTTCATTTAG
- the CADM3 gene encoding cell adhesion molecule 3 isoform X8, which yields MPPSVLSLLLLLLGAAKGNLSRDESQPTTSDETVVAGGTVVLKCQVEDPDDSSLQWSNPAQQTLYFGEKRALRDNRIQLQRSTPNELTISITDVVLADEGEYTCSIFTMPVRTAKALVTVLGIPQKPQIFGHEQPIDEEKIARLTCRSSGSKPAAQLRWKKGNKELKAEGTEVVEDPNGKTFTVSSRVEFRVTKEDNDAEVTCTVDHESLQNSERSTTQKLQVHYKPTAKIEPHPLYPREGEKLQLQCDGQGNPVPQEFLWEKEGSDAPLQLSSDSILIFPFLNKSDSGTYVCTATSSMGSVVAKYNLDVSDASPVPSTSSTYHAVIGGVVAVIVFLLLSLLIVLGHYLIRHKGTYLTHEAKGSDDAPDADTAIINAEGGQAGGDDKKEYFI from the exons ATGCCGCCCTCCgtgctcagcctcctgctgctgctcctcgggGCCGCCAAGGGGAATCTCTCCCGGGACG AGAGCCAGCCCACGACGTCGGATGAGACGGTGGTGGCCGGCGGCACGGTGGTGCTCAAGTGCCAGGTGGAGGACCCCGACGACTCCTCCCTGCAGTGGTCCAACCCTGCCCAGCAGACCCTCTACTTCGGGGAGAAACGAG CCCTGCGAGACAACAGGATCCAGCTGCAGAGGTCCACGCCGAACGAGCTGACCATCAGCATCACCGATGTGGTGCTGGCGGACGAGGGGGAGTACACCTGCTCCATCTTCACCATGCCCGTGCGGACCGCCAAGGCTCTCGTCACCGTGCTGG gAATCCCCCAGAAACCCCAAATCTTCGGCCACGAGCAGCCCATTGATGAGGAGAAGATAGCCCGGCTGACCTGCCGCTCCTCCGGCAGCAAGCCCGCCGCCCAGCTGCGGTGGAAGAAGGGCAACAAGGAGCTGAAGG ccGAGGGCACGGAGGTGGTGGAGGACCCCAACGGCAAAACCTTCACCGTCAGCAGTCGGGTGGAGTTCCGTGTCACCAAGGAGGACAACGACGCCGAGGTGACCTGCACGGTGGACCACGAGTCCCTGCAGAATTCGGAGAGGTCGACCACGCAGAAGCTGCAGGTCCACT ACAAACCAACAGCGAAGATCGAGCCGCACCCCCTGTACCCACGGGAAGGCGAGAAGCTCCAGCTGCAGTGCGACGGGCAGGGCAACCCCGT cccccaggagTTCCTGTGGGAGAAGGAGGGCAGCGACGCGCCGCTGCAGCTCAGCTCCGACAGCATCCTCATCTTCCCCTTCCTCAACAAGAGCGACAGCGGCACCTACGTCTGCACGGCCACCAGCTCCATGGGCAGCGTCGTGGCCAAATACAACCTGGACGTCAGTG ACGCCAGCCCGGTGCCGTCGACCTCCAGCACGTACCACGCGGTCATCGGCGGAGTGGTGGCCGTCATCGTCTTCCTCCTGCTCAGCCTCCTCATCGTTTTGGGACACTACCTGATCAGGCACAAAG gtaCCTACCTGACCCACGAGGCCAAGGGCTCCGATGACGCCCCGGACGCCGACACGGCCATCATCAACGCAGAAGGCGGCCAAGCCGGCGGCGACGACAAGAAGGAGTATTTCATTTAG
- the CADM3 gene encoding cell adhesion molecule 3 isoform X6 — MPPSVLSLLLLLLGAAKGNLSRDESQPTTSDETVVAGGTVVLKCQVEDPDDSSLQWSNPAQQTLYFGEKRALRDNRIQLQRSTPNELTISITDVVLADEGEYTCSIFTMPVRTAKALVTVLGIPQKPQIFGHEQPIDEEKIARLTCRSSGSKPAAQLRWKKGNKELKAEGTEVVEDPNGKTFTVSSRVEFRVTKEDNDAEVTCTVDHESLQNSERSTTQKLQVHYKPTAKIEPHPLYPREGEKLQLQCDGQGNPVPQEFLWEKEGSDAPLQLSSDSILIFPFLNKSDSGTYVCTATSSMGSVVAKYNLDVSDASPVPSTSSTYHAVIGGVVAVIVFLLLSLLIVLGHYLIRHKAGVCVRHGETVTASQQQSPAEVMCTYLTHEAKGSDDAPDADTAIINAEGGQAGGDDKKEYFI; from the exons ATGCCGCCCTCCgtgctcagcctcctgctgctgctcctcgggGCCGCCAAGGGGAATCTCTCCCGGGACG AGAGCCAGCCCACGACGTCGGATGAGACGGTGGTGGCCGGCGGCACGGTGGTGCTCAAGTGCCAGGTGGAGGACCCCGACGACTCCTCCCTGCAGTGGTCCAACCCTGCCCAGCAGACCCTCTACTTCGGGGAGAAACGAG CCCTGCGAGACAACAGGATCCAGCTGCAGAGGTCCACGCCGAACGAGCTGACCATCAGCATCACCGATGTGGTGCTGGCGGACGAGGGGGAGTACACCTGCTCCATCTTCACCATGCCCGTGCGGACCGCCAAGGCTCTCGTCACCGTGCTGG gAATCCCCCAGAAACCCCAAATCTTCGGCCACGAGCAGCCCATTGATGAGGAGAAGATAGCCCGGCTGACCTGCCGCTCCTCCGGCAGCAAGCCCGCCGCCCAGCTGCGGTGGAAGAAGGGCAACAAGGAGCTGAAGG ccGAGGGCACGGAGGTGGTGGAGGACCCCAACGGCAAAACCTTCACCGTCAGCAGTCGGGTGGAGTTCCGTGTCACCAAGGAGGACAACGACGCCGAGGTGACCTGCACGGTGGACCACGAGTCCCTGCAGAATTCGGAGAGGTCGACCACGCAGAAGCTGCAGGTCCACT ACAAACCAACAGCGAAGATCGAGCCGCACCCCCTGTACCCACGGGAAGGCGAGAAGCTCCAGCTGCAGTGCGACGGGCAGGGCAACCCCGT cccccaggagTTCCTGTGGGAGAAGGAGGGCAGCGACGCGCCGCTGCAGCTCAGCTCCGACAGCATCCTCATCTTCCCCTTCCTCAACAAGAGCGACAGCGGCACCTACGTCTGCACGGCCACCAGCTCCATGGGCAGCGTCGTGGCCAAATACAACCTGGACGTCAGTG ACGCCAGCCCGGTGCCGTCGACCTCCAGCACGTACCACGCGGTCATCGGCGGAGTGGTGGCCGTCATCGTCTTCCTCCTGCTCAGCCTCCTCATCGTTTTGGGACACTACCTGATCAGGCACAAAG CAGGTGTATGCGTAAGGCACGGGGAGACGGtcacagccagccagcagcaaaGCCCAGCAGAGGTGATGT gtaCCTACCTGACCCACGAGGCCAAGGGCTCCGATGACGCCCCGGACGCCGACACGGCCATCATCAACGCAGAAGGCGGCCAAGCCGGCGGCGACGACAAGAAGGAGTATTTCATTTAG
- the CADM3 gene encoding cell adhesion molecule 3 isoform X3, producing the protein MPPSVLSLLLLLLGAAKGNLSRDESQPTTSDETVVAGGTVVLKCQVEDPDDSSLQWSNPAQQTLYFGEKRALRDNRIQLQRSTPNELTISITDVVLADEGEYTCSIFTMPVRTAKALVTVLGIPQKPQIFGHEQPIDEEKIARLTCRSSGSKPAAQLRWKKGNKELKAEGTEVVEDPNGKTFTVSSRVEFRVTKEDNDAEVTCTVDHESLQNSERSTTQKLQVHYKPTAKIEPHPLYPREGEKLQLQCDGQGNPVPQEFLWEKEGSDAPLQLSSDSILIFPFLNKSDSGTYVCTATSSMGSVVAKYNLDVSDLPQLPTPHVHSTPAPPPGPSQPISHASSMATASSFTPAPAQDASPVPSTSSTYHAVIGGVVAVIVFLLLSLLIVLGHYLIRHKGTYLTHEAKGSDDAPDADTAIINAEGGQAGGDDKKEYFI; encoded by the exons ATGCCGCCCTCCgtgctcagcctcctgctgctgctcctcgggGCCGCCAAGGGGAATCTCTCCCGGGACG AGAGCCAGCCCACGACGTCGGATGAGACGGTGGTGGCCGGCGGCACGGTGGTGCTCAAGTGCCAGGTGGAGGACCCCGACGACTCCTCCCTGCAGTGGTCCAACCCTGCCCAGCAGACCCTCTACTTCGGGGAGAAACGAG CCCTGCGAGACAACAGGATCCAGCTGCAGAGGTCCACGCCGAACGAGCTGACCATCAGCATCACCGATGTGGTGCTGGCGGACGAGGGGGAGTACACCTGCTCCATCTTCACCATGCCCGTGCGGACCGCCAAGGCTCTCGTCACCGTGCTGG gAATCCCCCAGAAACCCCAAATCTTCGGCCACGAGCAGCCCATTGATGAGGAGAAGATAGCCCGGCTGACCTGCCGCTCCTCCGGCAGCAAGCCCGCCGCCCAGCTGCGGTGGAAGAAGGGCAACAAGGAGCTGAAGG ccGAGGGCACGGAGGTGGTGGAGGACCCCAACGGCAAAACCTTCACCGTCAGCAGTCGGGTGGAGTTCCGTGTCACCAAGGAGGACAACGACGCCGAGGTGACCTGCACGGTGGACCACGAGTCCCTGCAGAATTCGGAGAGGTCGACCACGCAGAAGCTGCAGGTCCACT ACAAACCAACAGCGAAGATCGAGCCGCACCCCCTGTACCCACGGGAAGGCGAGAAGCTCCAGCTGCAGTGCGACGGGCAGGGCAACCCCGT cccccaggagTTCCTGTGGGAGAAGGAGGGCAGCGACGCGCCGCTGCAGCTCAGCTCCGACAGCATCCTCATCTTCCCCTTCCTCAACAAGAGCGACAGCGGCACCTACGTCTGCACGGCCACCAGCTCCATGGGCAGCGTCGTGGCCAAATACAACCTGGACGTCAGTG atcttccccagctccccaccccacaCGTTCACTCCACTCCAGCCCCTCCGCCGGGCCCTTCCCAGCCCATCTCTCATGCTTCTTCCATGGCCACCGCCTCATCCTtcactccagctcctgcccaag ACGCCAGCCCGGTGCCGTCGACCTCCAGCACGTACCACGCGGTCATCGGCGGAGTGGTGGCCGTCATCGTCTTCCTCCTGCTCAGCCTCCTCATCGTTTTGGGACACTACCTGATCAGGCACAAAG gtaCCTACCTGACCCACGAGGCCAAGGGCTCCGATGACGCCCCGGACGCCGACACGGCCATCATCAACGCAGAAGGCGGCCAAGCCGGCGGCGACGACAAGAAGGAGTATTTCATTTAG
- the CADM3 gene encoding cell adhesion molecule 3 isoform X5: protein MPPSVLSLLLLLLGAAKGNLSRDESQPTTSDETVVAGGTVVLKCQVEDPDDSSLQWSNPAQQTLYFGEKRALRDNRIQLQRSTPNELTISITDVVLADEGEYTCSIFTMPVRTAKALVTVLGIPQKPQIFGHEQPIDEEKIARLTCRSSGSKPAAQLRWKKGNKELKAEGTEVVEDPNGKTFTVSSRVEFRVTKEDNDAEVTCTVDHESLQNSERSTTQKLQVHYKPTAKIEPHPLYPREGEKLQLQCDGQGNPVPQEFLWEKEGSDAPLQLSSDSILIFPFLNKSDSGTYVCTATSSMGSVVAKYNLDVSDLPQLPTPHVHSTPAPPPGPSQPISHASSMATASSFTPAPAQDASPVPSTSSTYHAVIGGVVAVIVFLLLSLLIVLGHYLIRHKGVCVRHGETVTASQQQSPAEVPT from the exons ATGCCGCCCTCCgtgctcagcctcctgctgctgctcctcgggGCCGCCAAGGGGAATCTCTCCCGGGACG AGAGCCAGCCCACGACGTCGGATGAGACGGTGGTGGCCGGCGGCACGGTGGTGCTCAAGTGCCAGGTGGAGGACCCCGACGACTCCTCCCTGCAGTGGTCCAACCCTGCCCAGCAGACCCTCTACTTCGGGGAGAAACGAG CCCTGCGAGACAACAGGATCCAGCTGCAGAGGTCCACGCCGAACGAGCTGACCATCAGCATCACCGATGTGGTGCTGGCGGACGAGGGGGAGTACACCTGCTCCATCTTCACCATGCCCGTGCGGACCGCCAAGGCTCTCGTCACCGTGCTGG gAATCCCCCAGAAACCCCAAATCTTCGGCCACGAGCAGCCCATTGATGAGGAGAAGATAGCCCGGCTGACCTGCCGCTCCTCCGGCAGCAAGCCCGCCGCCCAGCTGCGGTGGAAGAAGGGCAACAAGGAGCTGAAGG ccGAGGGCACGGAGGTGGTGGAGGACCCCAACGGCAAAACCTTCACCGTCAGCAGTCGGGTGGAGTTCCGTGTCACCAAGGAGGACAACGACGCCGAGGTGACCTGCACGGTGGACCACGAGTCCCTGCAGAATTCGGAGAGGTCGACCACGCAGAAGCTGCAGGTCCACT ACAAACCAACAGCGAAGATCGAGCCGCACCCCCTGTACCCACGGGAAGGCGAGAAGCTCCAGCTGCAGTGCGACGGGCAGGGCAACCCCGT cccccaggagTTCCTGTGGGAGAAGGAGGGCAGCGACGCGCCGCTGCAGCTCAGCTCCGACAGCATCCTCATCTTCCCCTTCCTCAACAAGAGCGACAGCGGCACCTACGTCTGCACGGCCACCAGCTCCATGGGCAGCGTCGTGGCCAAATACAACCTGGACGTCAGTG atcttccccagctccccaccccacaCGTTCACTCCACTCCAGCCCCTCCGCCGGGCCCTTCCCAGCCCATCTCTCATGCTTCTTCCATGGCCACCGCCTCATCCTtcactccagctcctgcccaag ACGCCAGCCCGGTGCCGTCGACCTCCAGCACGTACCACGCGGTCATCGGCGGAGTGGTGGCCGTCATCGTCTTCCTCCTGCTCAGCCTCCTCATCGTTTTGGGACACTACCTGATCAGGCACAAAG GTGTATGCGTAAGGCACGGGGAGACGGtcacagccagccagcagcaaaGCCCAGCAGAG gtaCCTACCTGA
- the CADM3 gene encoding cell adhesion molecule 3 isoform X4, whose protein sequence is MPPSVLSLLLLLLGAAKGNLSRDESQPTTSDETVVAGGTVVLKCQVEDPDDSSLQWSNPAQQTLYFGEKRALRDNRIQLQRSTPNELTISITDVVLADEGEYTCSIFTMPVRTAKALVTVLGIPQKPQIFGHEQPIDEEKIARLTCRSSGSKPAAQLRWKKGNKELKAEGTEVVEDPNGKTFTVSSRVEFRVTKEDNDAEVTCTVDHESLQNSERSTTQKLQVHYKPTAKIEPHPLYPREGEKLQLQCDGQGNPVPQEFLWEKEGSDAPLQLSSDSILIFPFLNKSDSGTYVCTATSSMGSVVAKYNLDVSDLPQLPTPHVHSTPAPPPGPSQPISHASSMATASSFTPAPAQDASPVPSTSSTYHAVIGGVVAVIVFLLLSLLIVLGHYLIRHKAGVCVRHGETVTASQQQSPAEVPT, encoded by the exons ATGCCGCCCTCCgtgctcagcctcctgctgctgctcctcgggGCCGCCAAGGGGAATCTCTCCCGGGACG AGAGCCAGCCCACGACGTCGGATGAGACGGTGGTGGCCGGCGGCACGGTGGTGCTCAAGTGCCAGGTGGAGGACCCCGACGACTCCTCCCTGCAGTGGTCCAACCCTGCCCAGCAGACCCTCTACTTCGGGGAGAAACGAG CCCTGCGAGACAACAGGATCCAGCTGCAGAGGTCCACGCCGAACGAGCTGACCATCAGCATCACCGATGTGGTGCTGGCGGACGAGGGGGAGTACACCTGCTCCATCTTCACCATGCCCGTGCGGACCGCCAAGGCTCTCGTCACCGTGCTGG gAATCCCCCAGAAACCCCAAATCTTCGGCCACGAGCAGCCCATTGATGAGGAGAAGATAGCCCGGCTGACCTGCCGCTCCTCCGGCAGCAAGCCCGCCGCCCAGCTGCGGTGGAAGAAGGGCAACAAGGAGCTGAAGG ccGAGGGCACGGAGGTGGTGGAGGACCCCAACGGCAAAACCTTCACCGTCAGCAGTCGGGTGGAGTTCCGTGTCACCAAGGAGGACAACGACGCCGAGGTGACCTGCACGGTGGACCACGAGTCCCTGCAGAATTCGGAGAGGTCGACCACGCAGAAGCTGCAGGTCCACT ACAAACCAACAGCGAAGATCGAGCCGCACCCCCTGTACCCACGGGAAGGCGAGAAGCTCCAGCTGCAGTGCGACGGGCAGGGCAACCCCGT cccccaggagTTCCTGTGGGAGAAGGAGGGCAGCGACGCGCCGCTGCAGCTCAGCTCCGACAGCATCCTCATCTTCCCCTTCCTCAACAAGAGCGACAGCGGCACCTACGTCTGCACGGCCACCAGCTCCATGGGCAGCGTCGTGGCCAAATACAACCTGGACGTCAGTG atcttccccagctccccaccccacaCGTTCACTCCACTCCAGCCCCTCCGCCGGGCCCTTCCCAGCCCATCTCTCATGCTTCTTCCATGGCCACCGCCTCATCCTtcactccagctcctgcccaag ACGCCAGCCCGGTGCCGTCGACCTCCAGCACGTACCACGCGGTCATCGGCGGAGTGGTGGCCGTCATCGTCTTCCTCCTGCTCAGCCTCCTCATCGTTTTGGGACACTACCTGATCAGGCACAAAG CAGGTGTATGCGTAAGGCACGGGGAGACGGtcacagccagccagcagcaaaGCCCAGCAGAG gtaCCTACCTGA